In Colletotrichum higginsianum IMI 349063 chromosome 1, whole genome shotgun sequence, the DNA window ACAACCGTCTCAAGGCACTGCCTCAGTACTTTGGTGCATACAAAGCCCTGCGGAACCTCAACATATCTTCCAATTTCTTGGACAGATTCCCGCTATTCCTCTGCGATGTCGAGAGCCTGGTGGAGCTGGACCTCAGTTTCAATTCCATCAGCAGCCTGCCCGACCAGATTGGAAAGCTGAGAAACCTCGAGAAGTTTGTCATCACCAATAACAGGCTGTCCAACTCCTTGCCGGACTCTTTCAGCGAGCTATCCGGCCTTCGAGAGTTGGACATCAAGTACAACGCCATCACGAGCATCAACATCATCTCCTTGCTGCCGAAACTCGAGATCCTCTCGGCTGATCACAATAGCATCTCTCAATTTATCGGCAGCTTTGAGAGAATAAGAAGCCTGAAGCTCAACTCGAACCCCATCACCAAATTCGAAATCATCGAGCCTGTTCTGACCTTGAAGATGCTTAACCTATCTCACTGTCAGCTGGCGAGCATCGATGAGACCTTCAACATGATGTTGAACCTGGAGCGTCTTGTGTTGGACAAGAACTACTTCGTCTCTCTGCCGCAGCATATCGGGAACCTAGGGAAGCTGGAGCACTTCAGcatcgccaacaacaacgtGGCAGAGCTTCCCACGTCGATCGGCTGCCTCACCGAGCTTCGTGTGTTGGACGTGCGGAGGAACAACATCAGGAAACTGCCAATGGAGTTGTGGTGGGCGAACAAGCTTGAGACGTTGAACGCGTCTTCCAACATCCTTGAAAACTTCCCAAAGCCGGCCTCTAGACAACCGCGACCAGCAGGCGAGGAGGCGCAGACGCCAGCGGCCGTCAATAAACCCAACACCATGGAACGCATTGTGCAGTCTCCTCTCGAGGAGTCCTTGGACGCTTCCAGAAGGCCAAGCCAGAATTCCTCGTCGACGCTACTGAGTGTTGGGCCGTCGCCGGTGCCTGGTAGCGCCGACAGGAAGAGCTCAGTTGTGTCGGTGTACGGTAAGGGTGGCCGTAAAACTTCCGTGGTGTCTAGGTCAACGTCGCAAGGCACCGTCCCGCCAATGCCATCTTCCGCAACGGCGAGGAAAGACTCGAGTTTGTCGTCGCGGCTCTACTCGACGTTCGCGGGGTCCCTGCGTAATCTCCACCTAGCCGAGAacaagctcgacgacgaggtcttTGATCAGATCACCATGCTCAACGAGCTGCGCGTCCTGAACCTGTCGTGGAACTACATTAACGATATGCCACAACGATCGATCAAGAGCTGGCCACAGATGGTGGAGCTTTATCTCTCTGGCAACGAATTGACGACACTGCCGGCCGATGATCTGGAAGACGGCAGCTTGTTGCAAGTGCTGCACATCAATGGAAACAAGTTTACCAACCTGCCTGCCGATATATCCAGGGCTAAGAAACTTGCGGTGTTTGATTGCGGCAGCAATTATCTCAAGTACAACATCTGCAACGTCCCCTACGACTGGAACTGGAACCTCAACCCAAACTTGAGATTTCTCAACCTGTCGGGCAACAAGCGGTTGGAGATAAAACAGACTATCACTGGCCCGACAATCCCCAATCGTGAATCGCTCGCCGACTTCAACAGGCTTCTGAACCTCAGGGTCATAGGCCTCATGGATGTCACTCTTACGCAACCCACCATCCCGGATCAAAGCGAGGATCGTCGCGTGCGTACGTCCGGTTCCTCAGCGGGCAACCTGCCATATGGTATGGCCGACACCTTGGGCAAGAACGAGCACCTGTCGACAATCGATCTCGTGGTACCTCGGTACAACTCTGCGGAATCCGAGACTCTGCTGGGTCTGTTTGACGGCCAAGCCCTTTCCAGTGGCGGCTCCAAGATTGCCAAGTACCTGCACGAGAACTTTGGTCACATCTTCAGCATGGAATTGAAGGCTCTCAAGACGCGGCTCAACGAGACACCAGTGGACGCCCTGAGACGGGCCTTCCTGTCGCTGAACAAAGACTTGGTCACCATTGCCATCCAACACACCGAGGAGCGTTCCCAAAAGACGCATAGGGGCTCTACAACGCCCGTTGTGCTGAGCAAGGAAGACCTTAACTCTGGCGGTGTTGCGACTGTTGTCTATCTTCAGAATCAGGAACTCTACGTCGCCAATGTGGGCGATGCCCAGGCCATGCTCATTCAGTCAGACGGTTCTCACAAGATCCTCACTCGGAAGCATGACCCGGCAGAACCCAGTGAGCGCCAGCGGATTCGAGAGGCCGGAGGCTGGGTGTCTCGTAACGGTAGATTAAACGACCTTCTCGAGGTTTCCCGTGCCTTCGGCTACGTCGACCTCATGCCGGCAGTTCAGGCTGCACCCTATGTCAGCAACCTTACGATTCGCGAGCAGGATGACATCATTCTGATCGCCACGAGAGAGTTCTGGGAGTACTTGGACCCCGCTCTGGTCGTCGACTTTTCGAGACAGGAGCGTGGTGATCTCATGAGGGCAGCCCAAAAGCTACGGGACCTGGCTATCGCTTATGGCGCCACCAACAAGATCATGGTCATGATGATCAGCGTTTCTGATCTTAAGAGGAGGAGCGAGAGATCGAGGCTTCATCGCGGACAGAGCATGTCGCTGTATCCTTCCGGCGTTCCTGACGAACTTCAACCTCTACGCAGAGGCAAGCGGAACAAGGGCGACGTCCTTGACTCCACTCTCCAGCGTCTTGAAGCCGAGATTCCGGCTCCGACGGGCAACGTGTCGATCGCCTTCACCGACATCAAGAACTCGACGACCCTATGGGAGATGTATCCAGCCGCCATGAGATCTGCCATCAAACTGCACAACGAGGTCATGCGTCGACAGCTGCGGAGAATTGGTGGATATGAGGTCAAGACTGAAGGCGACGCGTTCATGGTATCGTTCCCGACAGCTACCTCGGCGCTTCTCTGGTGTTTTGCTGTCCAAATGTCGTTGCTGGACGTCAATTGGCCCTCCGAAGTCCTCAATTCCGTTTCTTGCCAACCGCTATACGACAAGGACAACGCCCTGATCTTCAAGGGTCTCTCCGTTCGCATGGGTATTCATTATGGTGAGGCCGTCAGCGAGATGGACCCTGTGACGAGGCGCATGGATTACTTCGGTCCGATGGTCAACAAGGCTTCGCGTATTTCGTCTGTCGCCGACGGAGGACAGATCACCGTCTCATCTGACTTCATTTCCGAAATTCAACGCTGCCTTGAGAACTACCAGGACACGGACAGGAACGGGTCTACTGGATCCGAGGACACGTTCGATGATGACCAGGGTTTCGCTTCGTCGATTCGCAAGGACCTCCGGTCTCTTAGTTCCCAGGGCTTTGAGGTCAAGGAAATGGGCGAAAAGAAACTCAAGGGTCTCGAAAACCCCGAGGTCGTGTACTCGCTGTATCCACACGCTCTCGCGGGCCGCATTGAGCACCATCAGCAACATGAGCAACGTACTGAAGTCGACAAGCCCGCGATTCTTCAGGCGGGCAGCGAGCTGGCTTTCGACACCGAATCCATCTGGGCTCTGTGGCGTGTCAGTTTAAGGTTGGAGATGCTGTGCAGCTCACTCGAGAATGTATCCGGCCAAGGCTTGCAACCGCCCGAGACCGAGCTGCTGGAGAGGATGAAACACCGTGGAGGCGAAGTCACGGAGCGATTCCTGCTCAACTTCATGGAGCACCAAGTGAGCAGAATAGAGGTAAGGCCTATCAAACTTTTGGGTGGAAGGCATTTACTAACCCGAAGATACAGACCTGCGTCACGAGCCTGTCGCTTCGTCACATCGCCATAGGCAACGCACCTTTGGAACAGCTCGAGGACATGCGAGGTCCCATGAGTGACATCCTTGACCAGGTTGCCAAACAGATGGCCGAGCTAGCGAGGTACAAAGCATTATACGGCGAGTTGGACGAACCCGAGGACGGGAGCGACACGGAATAAGAGCAGCGAGGCGAGCGTTCATTCATGATTCTCAATGCAACGGCATCACATATATAGTATACCTATGACGCGAGACAGCATCCCGTCAACATTAACAACAACACCTGGATACCCGTTTCTTTTTCGATAAGAAACACGGCGCTCTTATATATACTTATTCCATTCCTGTATCATGCCATTATGACGACACTCAGACAATTCTAGCGAGCAGCGGTTCAGTAACTGCTTTCCGTATTTCATTGGTTCatcaagggggggggaggtggcTCACTCGGGGAATAGCAAGTAGCTAAGCCTGGCAGTTACTGAAGGGCGTCGAGTGCAAAAAGAATGTGGTTTTCTGGTTCTCTTGGGTTtggaaggaggaggacgaggcggcgatggccaaCAGATAGGGCCAGGGCTGGTGttgcagaagaagaaaaagaaaagaagaaaaaacaagaagaaaagtTGGTTATGTTGCGGTTTGGATTCTGTTCGACGGCGGGGCGTGTAGGCGGTGGAGGCCGCAGCGCATATGCAATGAAACGAGGCTACATCCTGATGTGGCCTCATGGTAGGATAGTGTTTGCTTGGTTTGTTGCCCAGAACCGGAGCACATTGCGCGGTAGATGGAATGATTAAAAATGTGCCCTACCTCTTGGCACCTCAAACCTCCGAcctctgttgcagtgaatgAGTGAGCTTGTCCATTCGTCTAGGTATTTTTGACGATGATACGTTGTACGGGCAGGTTGCTACCGAGTTCTTGTAGACACTGCATTTGATTGGTGAAACGGCATGCTCTGTCTGCTACGTATTCGCCTTAAACCTGCGTGTTCTCGTGTGTTGGACAAAGTCTCCACGACCAACTACTGGGAGACGATCCgcgcaccggcgccggcgtctttGGTCCGTCTCAGGATCCGGATCCGCGACTCCATGCGCGGCCCGACCCACCAGCCACCCGTCAAACCGCGGACCCAGTCCCGAACCCGCTTGACCACGAGACCGCGGCCCAGGAcctttccctctccttcctcctcgtcatcgccgcctccatACAGGGACCCGGACCCGGGCCGCAGAATCTCAACGCCGGCGTAGCCTTGCACGAAGCCAACCGTCTCCCATTGGCCGCCCCTGATAGAGGCTgggtcctcggcgaggacgtaGTCGAAGCGGGACCAGAACGCcgggtcggcgaggacggccttgTCCTCTGTCTTGTCGAACGTAAGGATTGGGCCCCATgacatcgccgaggcgggGGCGCCGTCCCGGAGAGAGCTCTCGAGGGCGCGGGCATGCGAGTTCTTGGGTAGCCCGCCGGGGTTCTGGTTAAAGAGGGTGACGCCCGTCATGCAGCTGAGGACGTCGGTATGGACCGAGGTGAcggagccgccgctgcccgaGGGGTCGGAGGCAACGAGGGTGTGCAGCTGGTggagggcgtcgccgccggggtAGTTtagggaggagaggaggagcatgccggtcgaggcggcgagggaggcaAGGACGCTAATCACAAGGGCGACCGAGACGAGAGCGTAAAGGAGGGTTTTGGAGCGGCGCGTGAAGATGTGGTTTGCGCCctgagcggcggcggcggtcagGGGCGGAATGGCGTAAAAGATGAAGCGGGCTTCTTTGTGGGGCTGGAGAGAGTAGATAACGATGAAAAGGAGCGGGGGCACCACAAGGCCGGCAGCTATGTGGGACATCGCTGGGTGGGAGAGAGCCAGCGGGATCAGGAGAAGTAAAGTCAGGGGGTTGACGAGCAGACGCGGCAACGCCGAAGAGAAGTAGTAGTGCCAAGGAGAAACGCCCCAGTTGGATGAGgagccgaggacggcgttGTAATAGAAGCCCCAGAGCTCCGGCCAAAGAGGCTTCTGCCAGAAGTAGGAGTCGAGGGGCAcggagacggcgagggcaacGGCGAAGGAGATCAGAAAGGGGCGGATGAGACGGGGTATCGTGATCTGGTGCGCAAGGAGAAGGTAGAGACCCGTGGTCGCTAGGAGGAGGGCAACTTCGGAGCGGAAGATTGTGGCGGCAAAGACGAGGAGAGAGATCGAGACGCGGAGGCGCGCGGAGTGAGAtttggaggatggagaggggaggaggttTGCCGAGGCAAGCGTTGCTGGGTTGGTGTTAGTGTTCTTGTTCTTtcgagaggaagagaaaggggaagaGACCAGAAGCCCATCGAGACAACGGGGCAAAGGTTACTCACTCAATGCAAAGGCAAACAT includes these proteins:
- a CDS encoding Protein phosphatase 2C — its product is MSPSNGGATASTPQSQPQTTFYNDSSDNVSIASQLSPGFRPPTHRIAPQSSGSQDSPDVPYFGDERRPSLASITTLSSQGSKTSIRRGGLQKLQGFFGEEFPGRDGSESSLHSSSGRDRSRSYSHSRPTRDRNYSNATDHARDREASPSSSRPRTPVPAPEVVPFLYQEADDIARFGEAPVRDILSGPDRERYMNNENPNNPQNPPKTSSSNRSGHSIVHLPGHHHRHNRSIDDGRVLRPTVSREDSQASLQVQNPRERGGSTATMYGSNRSRAQSPTPSGGYFSSRHGTVDGSISPGSQLQPQPPQHQQQHQQQQHQQQHHSKRNLLHRLRRNKDKDDGTSRLRDLPGSTRSLAAKPSRPEFTRPDLSPSTFPLAFSGTEPGPDQDPRLAAYNQRNQTQAQTFNNRFPFSKSKGRQQRPTESQDEQIGPTDRQPGGFGTVFHLDTNLSDMEGILTKPPPLTPMDHTFITNIVDPEKVEPPPVPAKPDVVPGPNGSWNAPDSWAVRRNTEDTTYQAPDIDDIGSPPRPEEKMTPYCIRIFRSDGTFATLSMALDASVTDVISQLIKKTYATDGLENYHIILKKHDLVRVLSVAERPLLMQKRLLQQIGYEERDRIEDVGREDNSYLCRFMFLSSRESDFHSVTNDLGLGRIQKFNHVDLSGRNLITIPISLYSKASEIISLNLSRNLSLDLPRDFIQSCQNLRDIKFNNNEARRLPPSLGKAAKLTYLDVSNNRVDQLDHAELHGLHGILKLNIANNRLKALPQYFGAYKALRNLNISSNFLDRFPLFLCDVESLVELDLSFNSISSLPDQIGKLRNLEKFVITNNRLSNSLPDSFSELSGLRELDIKYNAITSINIISLLPKLEILSADHNSISQFIGSFERIRSLKLNSNPITKFEIIEPVLTLKMLNLSHCQLASIDETFNMMLNLERLVLDKNYFVSLPQHIGNLGKLEHFSIANNNVAELPTSIGCLTELRVLDVRRNNIRKLPMELWWANKLETLNASSNILENFPKPASRQPRPAGEEAQTPAAVNKPNTMERIVQSPLEESLDASRRPSQNSSSTLLSVGPSPVPGSADRKSSVVSVYGKGGRKTSVVSRSTSQGTVPPMPSSATARKDSSLSSRLYSTFAGSLRNLHLAENKLDDEVFDQITMLNELRVLNLSWNYINDMPQRSIKSWPQMVELYLSGNELTTLPADDLEDGSLLQVLHINGNKFTNLPADISRAKKLAVFDCGSNYLKYNICNVPYDWNWNLNPNLRFLNLSGNKRLEIKQTITGPTIPNRESLADFNRLLNLRVIGLMDVTLTQPTIPDQSEDRRVRTSGSSAGNLPYGMADTLGKNEHLSTIDLVVPRYNSAESETLLGLFDGQALSSGGSKIAKYLHENFGHIFSMELKALKTRLNETPVDALRRAFLSLNKDLVTIAIQHTEERSQKTHRGSTTPVVLSKEDLNSGGVATVVYLQNQELYVANVGDAQAMLIQSDGSHKILTRKHDPAEPSERQRIREAGGWVSRNGRLNDLLEVSRAFGYVDLMPAVQAAPYVSNLTIREQDDIILIATREFWEYLDPALVVDFSRQERGDLMRAAQKLRDLAIAYGATNKIMVMMISVSDLKRRSERSRLHRGQSMSLYPSGVPDELQPLRRGKRNKGDVLDSTLQRLEAEIPAPTGNVSIAFTDIKNSTTLWEMYPAAMRSAIKLHNEVMRRQLRRIGGYEVKTEGDAFMVSFPTATSALLWCFAVQMSLLDVNWPSEVLNSVSCQPLYDKDNALIFKGLSVRMGIHYGEAVSEMDPVTRRMDYFGPMVNKASRISSVADGGQITVSSDFISEIQRCLENYQDTDRNGSTGSEDTFDDDQGFASSIRKDLRSLSSQGFEVKEMGEKKLKGLENPEVVYSLYPHALAGRIEHHQQHEQRTEVDKPAILQAGSELAFDTESIWALWRVSLRLEMLCSSLENVSGQGLQPPETELLERMKHRGGEVTERFLLNFMEHQTCVTSLSLRHIAIGNAPLEQLEDMRGPMSDILDQVAKQMAELARYKALYGELDEPEDGSDTE
- a CDS encoding Alg9-like mannosyltransferase — encoded protein: MKLLDIALLGLIPALITLHLLVAPDTKVEESFNIQATHDVLIYGTPTHDVAARLRATYDHFEFPGAVPRTFVGPVLLAGLGGPVVNLVGFRHAQLVVRALLGLANAAALLVFARSLAKGLGMGVMRWWVLLLAGQFHVMFYASRTLPNMFAFALTTLASANLLPSPSSKSHSARLRVSISLLVFAATIFRSEVALLLATTGLYLLLAHQITIPRLIRPFLISFAVALAVSVPLDSYFWQKPLWPELWGFYYNAVLGSSSNWGVSPWHYYFSSALPRLLVNPLTLLLLIPLALSHPAMSHIAAGLVVPPLLFIVIYSLQPHKEARFIFYAIPPLTAAAAQGANHIFTRRSKTLLYALVSVALVISVLASLAASTGMLLLSSLNYPGGDALHQLHTLVASDPSGSGGSVTSVHTDVLSCMTGVTLFNQNPGGLPKNSHARALESSLRDGAPASAMSWGPILTFDKTEDKAVLADPAFWSRFDYVLAEDPASIRGGQWETVGFVQGYAGVEILRPGSGSLYGGGDDEEEGEGKVLGRGLVVKRVRDWVRGLTGGWWVGPRMESRIRILRRTKDAGAGARIVSQ